In the Sphingobacterium sp. PCS056 genome, CATCTTTTCTAAACACGCATAAATCAATGCCAGAAGCACCTATATCCTTTGTTTTATCTATTAAATTTGGTAATTCCAGCTTATCAAAAGCAGAACTCATTACCCATATTGGATTATTCATTTTATGATTCATATATATACGATTTAATTTTCTGTCATATGGAATAAACAGGTATATAAGCTCATTTTTCACAGCTTATTGTCATGTGTATATTCATAAATATGATGACATTCAATATAAATGGTTAAAAATTAAAGATACAAAAAAAGCTACCTCATACGAGATAGCTTTTATTATAATTTATTCAAAAATAAACTAATCTACATTATCATGTAAAAAAGAATTATTGGGTCTAATCTCTGTATTTCCGTCTTCAAATGACAGGGTAAATCTAGAAACCTGAGATTGAGAAGAATGCGGCGTATCATCTAATGACATCTGCTTTCTTTTATAAGCAGGCTCATTCTCTAATTCTTGAAGTCCATTTGAAGATTTCAATTTCATACTCAATTCTTTTAATCTCAAGATACGCTCTTTAGTACGCACCAACTGATCTTCAAAAGAAACTTGCTCTTCTTCTACTTGCTCAATTTCTGCCTTGTTATTCACTGAAGCTGAAAAATTACTATTTTGTTCTTCTTGAGCAGAAACAGAACCTGTAGCATACTCATCAAATACTGTTGGCATTTGAAATTGAAATACTGAAGGAGATGTTTTTAATTGAAAATCATTCCCCTTTTGCATAGACAATGATTCCTCTTCCACTACTTCTTCAAAATTCAATTCATGGCGAATAATCGCATTTTCTTCTACCTTAACTTGAGCTTGTTGTTGAACAACGTTTTTAGGTGTTGAAAATAAATCGTTTGTCGTCGTAGGTGCAGAAAAATTCTCTGTATTAGTTTGAACAGGATTTACTAAAGGTGTGTTGCTTACCTCTTTTTGAACGAACTGGTTCACCGGTTTTATAAATGATGCAACTTGTTCAGCTGCAGTCAAAGGCATTGTAACTTTCGTATTCTCACGTTCCAGATCTCTTTCCTCAGAAGTCTGGAATCCTGTAGCAATAATCGTTACCGATAATTCCTCACCAAAGTTCTCATCAATACAGTTACCCCAGATTAGATCTGCAGAAAGACCCGCTTTCTCTTGGATATAATCCGTAATAATAGCTACTTCATCCATCGTTACTTCTTTTAAACCAGAAGTAATATTCAATAAAATATAACGCGCACCTTCGATCTCATTATCTTTCAACAATGGAGAAGCTAGCGCACCTTCTACCGCTTTGATGGCACGGTCTTCACCTTCCGCAACAGCATTACCCATGATCGCGACACCACTATCATTCATCACAGTACGCACATCTTTAAAATCGACGTTTACATAACCAGGAATAGTAATAATCTCTGCGATACCTTTTGCAGCAGTTGTTAATATATCATCAGCTTTTGCGAAAGCTGCAGTCATTGTTAAATTACCAAAAATTTCTCTCAGACGGTCGTTTGAGATTACCAAATACGAATCTACATATTTCCGTAGTTCGGACAAACCTTCTTCAGCCTGAGAACGGCGTCGTTTACCTTCAAAAGTAAAAGGAGTAGTAATAATCGCAACAGTCAAAATACCCAATTCCTTAGCAGCTTTTGCTAATACAGGACTTGCACCAGTACCCGTACCACCACCCATACCAGCGGTAATAAAAAGCATCTTTGTGTTGGTACCCAACATACGTTTGATATCGTCAATACTTTCGATAGCTGAATTTTCACCCACATCAGGATCTGCACCGGCACCCATACCTTCTGTCAAACTCATACCCAATTGTACTTTATTAGGTATTGGACTTAATTCCAAAGCTTGAGCATCGGTATTACACACGATGAAATCTACTCCACTAATTCCTTGCTTATACATGTGGTTAACAGCATTACCGCCACCACCACCAACCCCAATAACCTTAATTATTGATGATTGTTCTTTTAACATTTCAAACTGTATTGACATATCTTATCCCTATTTAACTCATAATGACTTCAGTACAAACTTCACCTAAACTCAATATTCGTAATGTAATAATAACATATTTTCAACAATTTTTTTCCACAAATGTTTAAAATGTGGAAAAAAACCTAAAGTGTTGAAAACTATTTTTTATCCAAGAAAGTGGCATCATCAATTTCATTGCCATCCTTCATTAATTTTTTAAACCACGTTAATAAACCATGCTCCTTTTGTTGCTGCTCACCGACCTCTTTAACAGACTCGACATCTTTTTTGACAACCTTAGGTGCTCTTCTTGTTTCCACTTCATCCTCGTGCGCCTGAATACCCTTCATCAACAAACCAATACTGGTTGCATACAATGGGCTTTTCAATTCTTCATACAAAGCTTTCGGCAGGACTTCATTTTTCGCGAGGTATTCATTTGGAAAACCAATACGGCAATCGATACCCGTAATGTATTCGACAAGCTGCACCAGATGTTTTAATTGTGCACCTCCACCAGTAATAACGATACCACCGATCAGTTTATTTTCATATCCTGAAGATTTGATTTCATAATACACATGTTCGATGATCTCTTCCATACGTGCTTGAATAATGTATGCAAGATTTTTTACAGAGATCTCTTTCGGCTCACGACCTTTTAAGCCGGGAACACAAATCACCTCATTTTCTTTATTTTCATCAGCCAATGCCGATCCAAATCGTGTTTTTAATAATTCAGCTTGACTTCTCAATACAGAACAACCTTGACGAATATCTTCCGTCACTATATTTCCCCCCAACGGAATTACAGCAGTATGACGAATGATTCCCTCATGGAAAATAGCTACATCCGTAGTACCTCCACCAATATCAACTAAAACAACACCAGCATTTTTTTCGTCATCATCCAATACAGCTTCAGATGATGCCAAAGGTTCAAGAATCAATTCTGAAACTTCCAAATTTGAATTATCAATACATCTTTTGATATTTCGGATATCCGTAACACGACCCGAAATAATATGAAAATTCGCTTCGATACGACGACCAGCCATACCAATAGGCTCCCGAATACCCGGCTCATTATCAATAGTAAATTCTTGTGGCAACACGTGGATAATTTCTTCTCCAGGAGGCAACACCAATTTATACATATCTGAAATAAGACGTTCAATATCTCTTCTTGTCACTTCATCATCGCTATCAGTCTTGGTAAAAATACCACGATGTTGAATACTTTTAATATGTTGACCAGCAATACCAACATTCACCACCTTGATATCCACATTCGATTGATTTTCGGCTATTTCAACCGCCTCAAGAATGCTGCTTACCGTTTTTTGAATGTTAGCAACTACGCCTCGGCTTACTCCTGCCGAGTCTGCTTTACCAACTCCTAAAAGTTCTATTTTATTTCCGCCGCTCCGTCTTCCCACGGTAACGCAAATCTTGGTTGTACCAATATCGAGACCCACAATAATTGGGTTCTCTCTTTCGATTTCTGCTGATTTTGGGTTCATAATATTCTGTATTGATGCTGTATACTATAATGTGTTATTCTTTATTTTCTTCTCTGGATGATGCAAATCATCAAATGTCCAAACACCACGCTTTTCACAAATGATTTGACCTGCATATTTTACATTTACTTTATTGTAAGCATCAACCCCAACTTTAGGGATGATTTCTTTATAAAATGTTCTTAACAAACTAAATTTTTGTTCCAACGAATCCGCAGTGCCTATAATAAGCTGCTGATTGCCGACACGCGGAACCAATTCAATATCTTTATCATTATTGACAAATACCTGAACAACCTGATTGCTCCATAATTCATCATTTTCAATAAACTGCGTCACGCGAAACAGATCTTTCACTAAAGAAGTGTTGACCGAATCCAAGGGATTTTTATATCCTTCTTCAATATTACCCGTCGCAATCATTACATGTGGCACATACTTTAAAGTAGTCGGTACCTTCAATCCATTTAAGTCGATATAATATTCTCGACCATTTTTATTAATGACACGCATCACCACCTCACGTTGTGCAATATTGATGGCGATAATACCATCCATATCCAAATGCACACTTGCCTTAGATACGTAAGGCAATTTTTTCAATGTTTTTTCAATTTTTTCTAAAGGAATATCAAGTAATCGCTTCCCGATAATATTTCCATAATTTTTGCTAATAAGTGCCGAAATATCACCCTGGTCTATAAAAGCTTCCTTTCCCTCTATAAAAATATTCACCTCACGACAGACCTGTTGCTCATCCTTACGGTTGACCAATGACATCACAATGATTACAGCTATCACTCCAAGAAAAAAGAGTGATAAATATAAGACGCGATTCCATCGTATGTTGTGTAAATATTTAAGCATTTACTAAAATTTCCTTCAATGGTTTTACTAACTTATCAATATCCCCTGCACCGACCGTGACCAACAATTCCAGTTTTTCGTTTTGAGCAATTTCCAATACCTGTTGTGGCGTAACAACAGCTTTTTCTGGCGCTGTAATCTTACTCAACAACCAAGACGAATTTACACCTTCAATAGGCAATTCGCGTGCAGGATAGATCTCCATCAACAGCAAACGATCGGCCATAGATAGCACTTCTGCAAATCCATCTATAAAATCACGTGTTCTGGTGAAGAGATGTGGCTGAAATACAACTGTTAACTTTTTATTCGGATATAATTTTCGCATAGAACTCAAAAAAGCACGCAATTCCTCCGGATGATGTGCATAATCATCTACATAAATAGCAGACGGAGTTCTTACGATATATTCGAAACGCCTTTTAACGCCCTTAAAATTAGCTAAGGCTAATTTTATTTTATCATCTGCAATACCCAAAATACGAGCAGCAGTTATTGCCGCCACAGCATTTTCAACATTATGTGTGCCAGGTATGCCCAAATGAATATGCTCAATCTTTGAATCTGCTGAAATATAATCAAAGTAAAACTCGCCATCTCGAACATGTACATTGGAAGCATATACATCTGCCACATCATGTCCAGAATATGCGATTTGACTGTCAAAAGGTAATCCCTTCTTCACAATACGCGTGCCGCCCTCAACAACTCGATCCAAATACATTTGGAAAGTCGCCAACAGTTGACCCGCATCACCATAAATATCCAGATGATCAGCATCAGCTGAAGTCACAATTGCAATATTAGGATGTAAGGTCAAAAATGAACGATCATATTCATCAGCTTCGACTACGACAACATCATTATTACCATATAACACGTTAGTATCGTAATTAGAACTGATTCCACCTAAAAAAGCAGAACAGTCAAAACCACTATCTTTTAAAATATGAGCGACCATCGTTGAAGTCGTAGTTTTACCATGTGTACCAGCCACACCAATTGTAAACCGACTTTCACTAATGATACCTAAAACTTCAGACCTTTTATGTAAGGTATGGCCTACTTGCTCTAAATAATGTTTAATCTTCGAATCTTTTGGTATAGCAGGTGTAAAAATGATTAATGTAGCATCATCCGGAGCATTGAAAATCGGATCTATAGTATCGATTTCATCAACATATGAAATAGCAATACCTTCAGACACCAATGTTTTAGTCAATTCAGTCTCCGTACGATCATATCCTTTTACCACACATCCTAAATGAGCAAAATAACGAGCAAGCCCACTCATTCCAATTCCACCGACCCCAATAAGATACACCTGTTTGATTGCGTCAATTTTCATTATTTCTACCTTTTATTTGCCAATTTTATAACTTCTTTCGCGATGACAACATCCGCATCAAGAAGCGCTAATTTCTTTATATTTCGAGCCAAAATATGTGACTCAGACTCCTTATTTAATAAAGCGATAGCTGTATCAAACAGAGTTGCTTTCGCCTCATTATCCTTTACCAATACTGCCGCTTGTTTATGTACCAATGCCATTGCATTTTTTGTTTGGTGATCTTCCGCGACATTTGGCGAAGGAACCAACACCACCGGTTTGCCTACCACACACAATTCTGAAATGGTACCAGCACCTGCCCTAGCAATTATGATATCAGCAGCAGCATAAGCATAGTCCATTCGCTGTAAGAAAGCAAGCATATGGATGCGACCAGAAAGTTTATCTTTCAGCTCTTGACTCAGCTGATCAAAATAATAACTTCCACATTGCCATATTACCTGAATATTAGCGTGGTCCAATTTCT is a window encoding:
- the ftsZ gene encoding cell division protein FtsZ, encoding MSIQFEMLKEQSSIIKVIGVGGGGGNAVNHMYKQGISGVDFIVCNTDAQALELSPIPNKVQLGMSLTEGMGAGADPDVGENSAIESIDDIKRMLGTNTKMLFITAGMGGGTGTGASPVLAKAAKELGILTVAIITTPFTFEGKRRRSQAEEGLSELRKYVDSYLVISNDRLREIFGNLTMTAAFAKADDILTTAAKGIAEIITIPGYVNVDFKDVRTVMNDSGVAIMGNAVAEGEDRAIKAVEGALASPLLKDNEIEGARYILLNITSGLKEVTMDEVAIITDYIQEKAGLSADLIWGNCIDENFGEELSVTIIATGFQTSEERDLERENTKVTMPLTAAEQVASFIKPVNQFVQKEVSNTPLVNPVQTNTENFSAPTTTNDLFSTPKNVVQQQAQVKVEENAIIRHELNFEEVVEEESLSMQKGNDFQLKTSPSVFQFQMPTVFDEYATGSVSAQEEQNSNFSASVNNKAEIEQVEEEQVSFEDQLVRTKERILRLKELSMKLKSSNGLQELENEPAYKRKQMSLDDTPHSSQSQVSRFTLSFEDGNTEIRPNNSFLHDNVD
- the ftsA gene encoding cell division protein FtsA, with protein sequence MNPKSAEIERENPIIVGLDIGTTKICVTVGRRSGGNKIELLGVGKADSAGVSRGVVANIQKTVSSILEAVEIAENQSNVDIKVVNVGIAGQHIKSIQHRGIFTKTDSDDEVTRRDIERLISDMYKLVLPPGEEIIHVLPQEFTIDNEPGIREPIGMAGRRIEANFHIISGRVTDIRNIKRCIDNSNLEVSELILEPLASSEAVLDDDEKNAGVVLVDIGGGTTDVAIFHEGIIRHTAVIPLGGNIVTEDIRQGCSVLRSQAELLKTRFGSALADENKENEVICVPGLKGREPKEISVKNLAYIIQARMEEIIEHVYYEIKSSGYENKLIGGIVITGGGAQLKHLVQLVEYITGIDCRIGFPNEYLAKNEVLPKALYEELKSPLYATSIGLLMKGIQAHEDEVETRRAPKVVKKDVESVKEVGEQQQKEHGLLTWFKKLMKDGNEIDDATFLDKK
- a CDS encoding cell division protein FtsQ/DivIB, which translates into the protein MLKYLHNIRWNRVLYLSLFFLGVIAVIIVMSLVNRKDEQQVCREVNIFIEGKEAFIDQGDISALISKNYGNIIGKRLLDIPLEKIEKTLKKLPYVSKASVHLDMDGIIAINIAQREVVMRVINKNGREYYIDLNGLKVPTTLKYVPHVMIATGNIEEGYKNPLDSVNTSLVKDLFRVTQFIENDELWSNQVVQVFVNNDKDIELVPRVGNQQLIIGTADSLEQKFSLLRTFYKEIIPKVGVDAYNKVNVKYAGQIICEKRGVWTFDDLHHPEKKIKNNTL
- the murC gene encoding UDP-N-acetylmuramate--L-alanine ligase; this encodes MKIDAIKQVYLIGVGGIGMSGLARYFAHLGCVVKGYDRTETELTKTLVSEGIAISYVDEIDTIDPIFNAPDDATLIIFTPAIPKDSKIKHYLEQVGHTLHKRSEVLGIISESRFTIGVAGTHGKTTTSTMVAHILKDSGFDCSAFLGGISSNYDTNVLYGNNDVVVVEADEYDRSFLTLHPNIAIVTSADADHLDIYGDAGQLLATFQMYLDRVVEGGTRIVKKGLPFDSQIAYSGHDVADVYASNVHVRDGEFYFDYISADSKIEHIHLGIPGTHNVENAVAAITAARILGIADDKIKLALANFKGVKRRFEYIVRTPSAIYVDDYAHHPEELRAFLSSMRKLYPNKKLTVVFQPHLFTRTRDFIDGFAEVLSMADRLLLMEIYPARELPIEGVNSSWLLSKITAPEKAVVTPQQVLEIAQNEKLELLVTVGAGDIDKLVKPLKEILVNA